From the genome of Solanum stenotomum isolate F172 chromosome 5, ASM1918654v1, whole genome shotgun sequence:
ATATAGAATAGTAAATAATATATcattgtgggattacactgggtatgttgttttATAACTAAGTAATATGTCAGTACACCAAGTGGGAGGAAAAAAAGGGAATTGACCTGGAGCTTATGTTCTCATTTACCATGTAAGAAAGGAGAAGCAAAACAACTTAAGTAAAATATATCTCAAATTCTCAATGTGGGGAGACAGTAATTCGGACTTGGTCAACTGACTCAGGAGGTGAATAGCTTGTATTGAGTTGCTCTTTTACCCTCATTGAATTTATAaacaaaaacttatataaacaTGTAAATTTATCTCAGATCTGACATATAGAGTCATCCTGCTGTCAATATATTATAATCATTTTTTCATAGTTTTGCAGCTAAAAAAtaccaagttcaaaaaaaaaaaatgcttgtGTGGTGTAAGTGCTTTCTACTACTGGCAGTCTTCATTCGCATAATTTATTCAGTGACTTATTCCTTTCTGGTTTCTCAATCCTCTCTGCTTGTATTTGAGTTATGCCTtatttaaatatcttttttgGAGTAAAGCCTTATTTAAATATCTTTAGATGCAATCTTGTTCAAATCCTTGCACTCAACAACCAATGGAAGTCTAAGAAGAAAATTTTTTGTGAATGCTTTTTCATGTGATTCAACAGCTTGTTGAGGTTCAAATAATTGCCGAAACTAGCAAGAATCCAGAACCCAGTCATCTCCGTGGTTATGGACATAATTAAGTTAAGACACTTTACTCTAGAAAGATCCCATTTTCCTCATGACCAATCAATTAAATACTCTATGCACTTTTGAAACTCATCTTACCTTGTCTCTCCACAATTACGTGATGGCTAGGCCGATTATTGATGACATCTATTTGCTGGTTACTTTTCTTTTGCTATTATATACCCTGTTCTCTTTTACAGAGATCTATTTATCCTACATATTCAACTGACAAAGTTTTCACTAATGTACCTTAAATGCTTGCAGGGTCAATGATCCAGTGGCTTTAAAGCTACTTAATAAAGCAGGTGAAATGCCTTCATTGGAGCCCCCTGATGACGAGAGCATTAGAACCCTCTATGTGGGTGGTGTTGATGCAAGAATCACTGAGCAGGACCTTAGGGACCATTTTTATGCACATGGTGAAATTGAGTCCATTAAAATGGTGGTCCAGCGTGGTTGTGCTTTTGTAACTTACACGACTAGAGAAGGTGCGGTGAAGGCAGCTGAGGAACTTGCAAACAAGCTGGTGATTAAGGGCCTGAGACTGAAGCTACTCTGGGGGAGACCTCAAGTTCCCAAGCCAGAGTCCGAGGTCTCTGATGAAGCAAGACAGCAGGCTGCTTTAACTCACAGTGGTTTGTTGCCTAGAGCAGTCGTATCACAGCAGCAGAATCAGCCTATTCAGCCACCAGGCACTCAGGACCAACCTCCATCCATGCCTTACTTCAACATACCCCCGATGCCTCAGCAAGACAGACCATATTATCCATCAATGGATCCACAAAGGATGGGTGCTGTAATTGCATCCCAGGAAGGGGCTTCTAGTTCAACTGCAGGATCTGGTCCTGGTGAAAATAAAATCGGTTCTGATCATCAACAAGGACACCGTTATGCATATCCACCTGGAGGGCCACCACCTCCGGGTCAATTTTACCCACCTTATTATCATCCACCCTATGGATATATGCCACCACCTCCTCCACCTTATCACCAGTATCCTCCTCCACCATATGAAGCTACAGCACCCCCACCACCTAGTGCTCAGCAATCTGCGCATCAGCAGAACCCTCAACCAGCTGCAGCAGCAACCACACAGCAGCCTTAATCTGGGCAGTTTTGTCAGACATCTGCAATGGGAAGAAGAATCAACGTCTACCCGCGTAGCCATTTTGAATCAAGTGTCCATTCTGTTCTCCCAGATGAAAATCTTCGGTGCTAGGTTTCTCGTCTCTACCAACCTTTCAAGTTTTGATTTGCTTGACTAT
Proteins encoded in this window:
- the LOC125866349 gene encoding zinc finger CCCH domain-containing protein 49-like, with protein sequence MAHRLLRDAEADGWERSDFPIICESCLGDSPYVRMTKADYDKECKICTRPFTVFRWRPGRDARYKKSEICQTCSKLKNVCQVCLLDLEYGLPVQVRDTALSINSNDSIPKSDVNREYFAEEHDRRARAGIDYESSYGKVRANDTILKLQRTTPYYKRNRAHVCSFYIRGQCTRGLECPYRHEMPETGELSQQNIKDRYYGVNDPVALKLLNKAGEMPSLEPPDDESIRTLYVGGVDARITEQDLRDHFYAHGEIESIKMVVQRGCAFVTYTTREGAVKAAEELANKLVIKGLRLKLLWGRPQVPKPESEVSDEARQQAALTHSGLLPRAVVSQQQNQPIQPPGTQDQPPSMPYFNIPPMPQQDRPYYPSMDPQRMGAVIASQEGASSSTAGSGPGENKIGSDHQQGHRYAYPPGGPPPPGQFYPPYYHPPYGYMPPPPPPYHQYPPPPYEATAPPPPSAQQSAHQQNPQPAAAATTQQP